The following are from one region of the Lytechinus variegatus isolate NC3 chromosome 4, Lvar_3.0, whole genome shotgun sequence genome:
- the LOC121414211 gene encoding uncharacterized protein LOC121414211, whose translation MMEDTVGDVNMDISDGDTSDNVIEETDQESEAEETNGDGGDNNEMPVETGQEDEGSNDQSGKGDAIRRIQGIGKVLEGRCFQTKRQRTQSFSKRRKTIINSGIMLHIETNANVSIVLESESGRRHVFETNPKQRQQRSFAVQVGETSVPRHPPRLRSKVNTPTKTPRRQGSTSQRTVTPPVTPRVHSLPGKQKKSVKAAAKSPNQNRCYACGVIYGSRKDLNVKKPKDYKPLGLDVTKKIATSGPMPPV comes from the exons ATGATGGAAGACACGGTAGGGGATGTGAACATGGATATCTCTGACGGAGATACCAGTGACAATGTTATAGAAGAAACAGATCAAGAGTCCGAGGCTGAAGAAACAAATGGAGATGGTGGTG ACAATAATGAAATGCCAGTGGAGACCGGACAGGAAGATGAGGGATCAAATGATCAAAGTGGAAAGGGAGATGCCATACGACGAATTCAAGGAA TTGGAAAGGTGTTAGAAGGTCGATGCTTCCAGACAAAACGACAAAGAACCCAAAGCTTTTCTAAAAGGAGAAAGACGATCATCAACAGT GGAATCATGCTTCACATCGAAACAAATGCTAATGTGAGCATTGTCTTGGAGTCAGAATCTGGGAGAAGACACGTCTTTGAAACTAATCCCAAACAGAGGCAGCAACGATCTTTTGCCGTGCAGGTTGGGGAGACCTCTGTACCACGACATCCACCAAGGCTCCGCTCTAAGGTGAATACTCCAACAAAGACACCCCGAAGACAAGGTTCCACTAGCCAACGAACAGTGACACCACCTGTGACACCACGCGTGCATTCCCTGCCTGGGAAACAGAAAAAGTCGGTAAAAGCAGCTGCAAAATCGCCAAACCAAAATCGGTGCTATGCGTGCGGAGTAATATATGGAAGTCGCAAAGACTTAAATGTCAAAAAACCAAAGGACTACAAGCCACTTGGCTTGGATGTGACAAAGAAAATTGCGACAAGTGGGCCCATGCCACCTGTGTAG
- the LOC121414209 gene encoding uncharacterized protein LOC121414209, with the protein MFPDPSSSCIVNWETFMSTITYNMGFKSDKAQKYCQKGSDHHKTFTLLEICYLAFSKELVTPYVKCCIRNNVRPTVGYWQWQEDSSCPNYIYIQQMTLTYLHALMLFRTGVRRNNTESILASRVKFTPMMYGQNHPKYQEILFRDMLDQVLMPPELKELMASFCSVSRTGKACAYQGEDACLEEINKDAKSWMKLTGVPNDERWKRVFRNLEKLKKVRGATLSDVMMSDTGASQATETKVSSREVERTRALIRKANYLMTPKSEKVHTSMDGKTKLNPDLVNFSTTAKEITKNYVESAKAGHPPKPTVIPVTLSDLERTNAVESMNISEIRKKILEILEGLPMDVAKRYQSSYMKSTKTASKKQYLNLYYSLVEELEQQVSEEEEEDD; encoded by the exons ATGTTTCCAGATCCTTCGTCAAGCTGCATTGTCAATTGGGAGACATTTATGTCAACCATCACTTACAATATGGGATTTAAATCTGACAAAGCGCAAAAGTACTGCCAAAAAGGGTCAGATCATCACAAGACATTCACCCTCCTTGAGATTTGCTACCTTGCATTTAGCAAAGAATTGGTCACCCCATATGTTAAATGCTGTATCCGCAACAATGTGCGACCAACAGTAGGATACTGGCAATGGCAGGAGGATTCAAGCTGCCCTAACTACATCTACATTCAACAGATGACTCTCACTTATCTGCATGCTCTCATGCTGTTCCGAACAGGTGTTCGGAGAAACAACACCGAGAGCATTCTGGCAAGCAGAGTGAAATTTACTCCAATGATGTATGGCCAAAACCACCCAAAGTACCAGGAGATACTTTTTCGAGATATGCTTGATCAG GTACTCATGCCTCCTGAACTGAAGGAGTTAATGGCTTCATTCTGTTCGGTCAGCCGAACTGGGAAAGCTTGTGCTTATCAAGGAGAAGATGCTTGCCTTGAAGAGATCAACAAGGATGCGAAGTCTTGGATGAAGTTGACTGGTGTACCCAATGATGAAAGGTGGAAACGTGTCTTCAGAAACTTAGAAAAACTGAAAAAG GTGAGAGGAGCAACACtttctg atgtcATGATGAGTGACACTGGAGCAAGTCAAGCTACAGAGACCAAGGTTTCCAGCAGAGAAGTTGAAAGGACAAGGGCATTGATCCGTAAAGCAAATTATCTGATGACTCCGAAATCTGAAAAAGTGCACACAAGTATGGATGGGAAGACCAAACTAAACCCTGACCTAGTCAACTTTTCCACGACGGCAAAGGAAATCACAAAGAACTATGTAGAAAGTGCAAAAGCGGGCCATCCCCCCAAGCCAACTGTCATTCCTGTCACACTTAGCGATTTAGAACGAACCAATGCTGTAGAAAGCATGAACATCAGTGAAATCAGAAAGAAAATACTGGAGATACTAGAGGGCCTGCCAATGGATGTGGCTAAGCGATATCAGTCAAGCTACATGAAATCTACCAAGACTGCTTCCAAAAAACAGTATTTGAACTTATATTACTCTTTAGTTGAGGAACTAGAGCAACAAGtcagtgaagaagaagaagaagatgattaG